Part of the Notamacropus eugenii isolate mMacEug1 chromosome 5, mMacEug1.pri_v2, whole genome shotgun sequence genome is shown below.
TTTGAGGATTGAATCTGTTGTATCCTCTTGCAATGTTCTAGGAAGTGACCCTTAACTGGGAAAGGTATGATAGGCCTCTGTTCAAAATATCCATCCACAGTTTAGGGCAGCTGGGTTGGAAGATGAGGTACTAAGGACAGAACTTATATTTGTGGATCCAGTTTCTGAAGGGCTGTTCCTGCTCCTTGGTGGTATGTGAAACTGCTAAATGCCTCCCAGAGAACAGCCTCTTGCCCAGTATGTGCACAACAAGCTCATAGTAACCTAGGCTGGGATTACTCTTACTCTAAAGATAAAGAAGCAAGGTCCCCTTGCCATGGCTTAGTAAGCCTTACTTAGCATTGCCCTGGGGGGATACCATTGGACCAAAGAGTTTACTTAGCTAGGGGCTGAGTGGGCTGACAGCATATTTGATTCAATCGAACTACTTCtggttgtggttcagtcatttcggttGTATCCGATTATGGCCACCAGTTTACAGCTTTAAAAAACTGAAACACTGTTCATAGAAGGTCTAAACTATATTATCATTAATAAGTCTTCAAAGAGTCAACAGTTGTTATCCTGGCTCCAATACATGAACTCTGTCTAGCTTGTAACTTAAAATCTCTTTCAACTTTTATGACTTAATTTCTTAGTCATTCATAGTCAAATACTTCTTAGAAGGGTGCCACCTTCACAGGGAACCTAAGAAAAGGAGTTATGTGTGGCTTCCCTGCATATTTAAACTAACATTAATTATTAATAGAACTTCAGTGAAAACTTGAGATCACAAGTTTAAATTGGTGCAGTGACATTTAGAAGATAGCTTGAAGAAGAAATAGGAATTGTGCCACTTACTTTGGTTCATATCGGACACCTTCTGTATTGTGTAATATGCCGAGTCCTGCACGCAATCTCTCAATACCATTCCTAAACAAGAcatatggaaataaaataaatacttaaaagatTTAAAGTAAAAATGATTTGTGTTCTAGAACTGTGAATTCATCAGTGTGGGAAACTGCCTCTGCAGAAACTTTCGTCACTTAGTTTTTGATAGTTATCTGGGgcacagaggggttaagtgactcatccataGTCACAAAGCTCATCTATGTTCAAAGAAGACTcaaatccagattttcctgacactGAGTCCTGCCCCTGTATCTTGATATCTGTGTTACAAGTAGTTTAACCTCTCCGGACTCAGTAAGTCAATAAGTTTCTactgcattccaggcactgtgtgcttgactctggggatacaaagaaaggtaaaaaaacagtccctgtactcaagaaacttacattctaatgggaaagacaatgaaTGTGAAagtacaaatatgtacaaacaagctacatacagaataaataggaaataaccaaCAGAGGGGAGGCCCTAGAACTGAGGGATAGGAAAAGGCTTTCTGTAGCAGGAGGGATACTGGCTGGAGTGTGAAGAAAGCCAGACAAGCCAAGAAATCTGCTCAGATAGTCATAACTGAAGAGTGGATTGCCACAGAATACCATCAGGGATGGTGGCAacgtcagaggagagaagagggcagggGTATGTTTGATAGATGTTGTTAATTTGAGAAATggataggccttggcaacaaatCTGATAGCAGGGTGACAGATGATGAGGAGGGGAAGATGACATCTAGCTTGCAAGCTTGGGGGCCTGGAGGATGGTGATACGCTGGACAGTAATATGGAAGTTCAGAAGGAGGGACATGGGCATTTTTATAGGCAAtagggaagcagggagagattaAGTGAGGAAGCTGGGAATACTAAGGGAGCAATCTGCTGGAAGATACAAGAAGGAAAAGCATCACTTGTTCTGGTAGACAAGTTTGCCTTGGTAAAGGGTAGGGTCACCTGATCTGCACTATGAGTGGAGTTCTATAATGTCCAATTTTAAACATCTCTCCTACAAAGTACTCCCTCTTACTTATTAATAGCTTACTTCTAGCAGATGTAATGACATGTTTCCACAGAACTAAAATTTTGGTTTAAGgctaatataaaaatacatattgtTTTGCTCACCATGCAATCATAATTCCATTATCTGTGCAAAGATTGAGAGGAGGACATAATAAAATACAATTGGTTGCTTTTGTTACAATTTCCAAAGTTCTTCGAATATATAAGTTACTTGCAACACCTCCAGATACAACCTGAAAGTATGTAAAAGACTGAAAttagctaccacaaaaatgtAGGTATGATCTagcactttttatttatttataataaatgtatttattctCAGTTTCCAACACcgacttccacaagattttgaatttcaatttttctccccatctcctccctatccccaccccaggacagcatgtattctgattgcctttcctccaatctgccctcccttctatcaccaccccctcccccccatccctgtgcccccttatccccttcccttctattttcctgtaaggtaagacagatttctataccacaatgcctatatatattatttcctacTTGCATATAAAAAGAACctcaaacattcatttttaaagctttgatttccacattctctcccttcgcccctccccacccaccctcattgagaaggcaagcaattcaatatacattatacatgtatggtcatgcaaaagacctccataacagtcatgttgtgaaagactaactatatttccctctgtcctgtcctccatttattcaattctctcctttgacttgtccctTTGGAAAAgggtttgcttccaattaccttttcccccaatctgtcctcccttctattatcccctcattcccttttcccctgctttcctgtagggtaagataaacttctatacccaactgagtgtgtatgttattctctcctgaagtcaaatccaattaaaagaaggctcacttattccctctcaccttcccctttttcccctctattgtaaaacttctttcttgccttttatgtaagatgattaactacattctacctctccctttctcttgctcctAGAACAtttctctcaacccttaattttcttttttggatatcatcccttcatattcagctcatcctgtgccctctgtctctctctattcatatacatatacatacatagatacatacatatatatgtacatacatacacacacatactgagaaaggtttcatgagttacaaataccatctttccatgtaggaactttccataaagttcaactttaataaatcccttatggtttttctttcctgtttaccttttcatgcttctcttgattcttgtatctgaaactcaaattttctattcagctctggtcttttcaacaagaatacttggaagtcctctatttcattgaagttccatttttttccccaattcttggttttaatcctatctcctttgacctctggaatatcacattccaagccctctgatctcttagtgtagaagctgctaaatcctgtgttatcctgattgtgtttccacagtacttgaactgtttctttctggctgcctataatattttcttcttgacctgggagttctggtatttggctaccatattcttaggagttttccttttgggatctctttcaggaggtgactggtagattctttccatttctgttttatcctctggttctaggataacagggaagttttccttgataatttcttgaaagataatttttaggcttttttttttttaccctgactttcaggtagtccaataattttaaaattatctcttctggatccattttctaggtcagttgtttttccagtgagaaacTTCCCACtgtcttctattattttcattcttttgattttgttttataatatctttatttctcataaagtcattaattggctccattttaaattttaaagaattattttcttcagtgagcttttggacctccttttccagttggccaattctgctttttatggcattctcctcattgtctttttggacctcttttgtcatttgggtctaattttaaaggtgttattttcttcagcatttttttggatttcctttagcaagctgttgactcatttttcatgattttcttgcatcactcatttttcttcccaacttttcctctacttctcttatttgattttcaaaattctttttgagcacttccatggcctgagaccaactcatatttttcttacaggttttggatgcaggagctttggctttgttgtcctcttctggctgcatgttttgatcttcctcgtcaccaatgatgtaagaaaatacctactcaccaagaaagtaagaatctatagtctgtttcttcccccacccaccatcCCCCATTTGTTCATTCTCCCAgtcagctacttgacttttgagttttgttaagtggaggtctccagaagcagcctccacttCAGCACTGGCTACAGCTGCCCTGAGGCTGGGGTTAGGGACAgatcatgctcccctctcagtcaggAGAGGGACCCTTtgcactgacctttgaagctgtctttagtgtttgtgagttgagaagtctggaatccgCAGCAGCTGCCCACAATTCagtcccaaggcctgctcctgctcTGTACACGCAGGTACCTAGTGtgacagacccttcctgtcaacttccagattgtcttgggctggaaatttgcttcactctatcattttgtgacttctgctgctctagtcCTGGCTTCCACTCTACCACCTTGGCTCCGCCTCAATATATCACTTTTCAAATTTAATTATGTGAAGGTATTACATGTGCTATGAATAAGAATTCCATGAGAAAATTTTGATGCAAGTAGTATTTTGCCCTGCTGAGATATTACATATTAAGTTGTATACATCAAAAATGCTTATCAATCACTTGCAGCCATTTTTTGTTATGAAAATAGGATTAATTTCCTTTATTCTGCTccaaaatctcccctaatcacCTTTAATTCCTGGAATACTCCATGCCCTAGAGCAATAATTAATGGTCTCTTCTCAGCCTGTAGTAAGGCCCAATAAAGCCACAATGCTCTTGCAAGCAGGATGTGCTATGATTTCTTCTTCACCTCACATGATCACGTAAGGCTAATATGTGCAGTTACAAAGATGTTTTCTTCACGTGTATTCCAAGAGAATCTGGTTCTTTGCTGTACATCAAAACAAAGTATTACTAATACTGTTTATAAGAAAGGCTGCAAACACTTACCAATATTGCATTAGAAGGAGTTAAGAAACCTCTTTGTTGGCAAAACAGAATAGCACGGTGTGTTCGTTTAGCAATGTGGCTTGCCACGGTGTGCTGTACTGCAGCAGCAATATCAGCAGCACAAGACAGAATCTGTCCCTTCTCAATACCTGCAAAAATAATGTTTAGTGATTTTCAATTGTTTGTTTCACGATGATCTGCTATATGTTCTACTttgttaaatatatacatatacataccttcgtctttttccttttgtgctATTATTTTATCAACAGTACTCTGaagtccagaaaaagaaaaatcacaatttCTACAGGAATGCAGAggatgttgaaaattaaaatgtaatctaTTTCCTTGTTTGGCCAAATGTTCTATAGCTTTGCCACCACTCATAGTGGAGTATGCTGGGTGTTTTATTAAAGAAAGTCTTCTTGCTACctaccaaagaaaaaatatgctttgtaaGACATGATATTATAATTGGCTCTCATTTTTCAAGCTAGATGCAAAAAATCAAAATTCTGTTACTCAAtactatattattaaaatataatgtttttaaaaggaaaatgtggttagttgCCACTAAAGGTACAATTCATAGTAGTAAGCTGGCTTGTAAGAGATGAAGACTGCTGCATCTgagaaccaaagaaaataaattcttcatattcattgccCTCTTTCTACTCTTCCACTTTGTTGAAGGGAGGAGCTAATCAGTTTTAAATGGATGAAAACACTCAATTTTTTCCAGGGGATTTAAGAAAGAGTAGTTCAAAATCTTCTCTCCTCTTTATTTTCAACTGCAGAGGAGATGGAAGTAAGTGATGGATCACTGTTTCCCTAACCCTGAGAAATAGCAGTGGGGTTACCAGTTGATGCACCAATCTCTTTTGCCGTGATTAACAGTGCTCCAAGGGACAGAAAGAAATCTGCAGCTCTCTAATGTCCATATTTCTCCAATCTAATCAAAGAAGTTTATCTACACTAAGtgccttttggttttatatttctGCAATGATCAAATAGCACATTATAGTTCACAAAGAACTTTAGAATAGTAGACTTTTATATGGTATTCCGAACTTCACAAAACGTTTTGCACATATTATCTTATTCAagtctcacaacaacactgtgaggctAGTACTTATGGATATTTTTAACCTCTATTTTATATATacgtaaactgaggcaaagagaggttaactACCTTGCCCATGGTTAGTTAACTCATGGCAGAAGCAGGATCTGAGCCTACGTCTTCTTGACTCAAATCCAACACTATACCATTATTGTGCCATTAGATTGGTATCCAATCCAGTCCaacacatacttttaaaaacacctactatgtgcaaaccaTTGTATTTGGCCCTGGGCATATTCATATTCTCCTGGACATTCATTTCTCCTGTGAAGATGCAACAGGGAAACAGATGAGTATACGCATGATAATTTGAAAATCTAAATAAtcatggggataatggaaggtaCTGTAAGTGACACCCTAGCTGAGTTGACTAAAAGAAGGGATCTATGAGATAAGGCAGGGGTACcttaaggagaaagggagggaaaagaaagaatgaaatgttaAGTCTGGGAACAGCAAGGAAGTGTTTGCTGAGAACACAATGAAATAAATCCAGAAAGGCAAGCTGGAAGCAGATTATACATGGCTTTAGATGTTAAGCTGAGGACTTTGTTTTGCATCTTAGAGTTAGCCAATGAAAGTTCCTaggcagaagaaaaaagggaagggaataagtatttgttaagcatctactatgtgccaggcactgtactaagcactttacaaatattgtctcatttgatcctcatcacaaccctgtaagggaggtgttattatttctattttacagttgggaaacctagaaagatggaggttacatgacttgtccaaggtcacatggttagtaaataAGTGCCTGAaggcatatttgaactcaggcctttcttactccaggcccagtgttctatatactgaaccacctagctggaAGAGTCTtgagaggtcatcaagtccaagggtcacataggtagtaagtaagCATCAAAGGCAGCATATGAACCCCTGTGAGCCCAGAACAAAGGCCTGTTCCAGTTTAGCACATCCATAAAGGTTTGAGGACAAAATCCATAGGAGTTAGTAAAATTACAGATTATGTTATAGAAAAAGAACAGAGTCTAGAAAAGAACCTTTATGGATATCCATTTTTAAGGGCCAGAACATCAATATTAATCCAGTAAATGAGACTGAGAAATAGACAAGTAATTAAGCATGAATGCATTTATCAAATGGTTATTTTGTGACAACATTATGCTAATGCTAGAAATACTAATGTAGAAGTGAGACAGTCtgtccttcaaggagcttaaccTTCTCATAGATAGAGGCAACACATACATAGGAGGAGTAGCCAAGGAAGGAAGGATCTTGGGATTCACAGAGAGGTGGAGTTGAGCAGTCAACAGATACTTCCTTTCCAGGAGTATGGTACTAACTGGAAATGGGTAGTGGCAGTGGACAAGTCATCAGGAGAAAAAGTAAGTCAACAGTTGTCAAAAACGGAAGAGGTTAAGTAGGATAAAGACAGGAAAAGGTCATCAGATCAGCTGAGATCATTAGTAATTTCAGTTGGTTGGTGACCTGGGAAATCAGAAAGCAAAAGGTCAAGCAAGAACTGAAGAGGAAAGGAACTGTAAGCAACAAGCACCAGTAGTTCcttctaggagtttggctatgAAGAAAGGAGCTGTAGGACAAGCACATGAAGGATGGTAGAAGCAAACGAAAGTTGTTTGCTTTTtgctttgttgctgttgtttttaggAGAGGGAAGATTTGGGTCTGGTATAACAGAAAGGACTGGGGACTCAAaggatttaggttcaaatcccgGCTTTACTGTTTCCTAcccctgtgaccttggacaaattactttctCTCTGAGTCTTCaattcttcacctgcaaaatgggagaAGGTAGAATTTCATGGCCCCAAAACTCCTTTCACCTCTTAATTTATGATTCTATATCTATTTTAATAATCAGACAGAAGGAAATCAGTTTCTGTAACCACCAATAACAGGTCTTTAGGAGTGAAGCCTGCTaagaagaataattttaaaatacttttgaaattttCAAGTTTCATCTCAAAATACAACTTTAAATCTTGGAGGTTTTGAAAACGTTTTAAAACTAGagtaatacataaaagaaaaaatgtctatttttagATTTATAGAAACTatactaaaaaaaatttcagcATACTACAAAGTTCCATCCTATATTCAATTTCCAATTTGATCTCCTACTTTAGATAAAGTCTTTATGAACTAAACTGTTATTAAAAACACTGAACTGAATGGTAACAGTGGAGTTACTTTATCTGTAATTGAAATTGACAGGTACTGAAATATTGTTGACTGACacgcatttattaaatacttactatgtgctatgcTGGAaaagcgcacacacacacacacacacacacacacacacacacactcacagaataatagtgccaggcactatgctaagcactttacaattattatctcttttgatcctcacaacagctctgggagatatgtgctatcattatcctcattttataaatgagggaagcaaagattaagtgaattgcccagaggcacacagttattaagtatctcaatctacatttgaactctggtcttcctgacatctctccactgtaccacctagctgcccctaaaacaaaaagaaatgaattcttAGATTAACTCTTACCTTGTCAAGCATGTCACCTGGTGCTATATCTAATGATTTCCCAAGCAGAAGGAAATCTGAAATACCTTGAACTATGGCCAGTAAACAGTGACCACCAGAGACCAAAAGAACTAAGAAAGGAAAATCCACTTTATTAGTTATTCTAATAGTAAGTGCATGTGCTTCCATGTGATGAATAGGAATGAAAGGCTTCTTGTATTGGTTTACCAACTGTGAGCTATACTCCAAGCCTACTCCCAGGCTTAAAGCAAGTCCTGGTTTTACAGTAGTTGCAATTGCTGAGAGTTCATTTGGGGTGACTCCACTGGCAGAAAGAGTTTCTTTCACTATTTGTTCAATGTTTTCTCTGTGAAGTTGTTGTGCAACTGAAGGAATAATTCCACCTGTTCTGAGAGAAAAATGGTCATGagtttatcatcatcataataatcaTTAGAATAATATCATAATCTTATAATTATCAAATTATAAGATCTCAAAACTTAAAGGCTGATTTTGAAATGAACCAACCATCCTGGggaacaacttggaactatgtccaaggggcaaccaaactgtgtatatcctttgatccagcaatgccactactaggtctatattccaaaaagatcatagaaaagggaaaaggacctagatgtgcaaaaatatttacagcagaccttttcatggtggcaaaatattgaaaaaatggggggatgcccatcaattggggaatggctgaacaagctgtggtatatgaatgtattggaatactattgtgcaataagaaatgatgaacaggcagatttcagaaaaacctggaaagatctgtataaactgatgcaaagtgaaatgagcagaaccaggaaaatattgtacactgTATCAGCATCATTGTGTGacaatcaactatgaatgattcagctcttctcagcaacacaataatccaagacagttctaaggactcacaaaggaaatggtatccagataaagaactgatggactctgaattgcagactgaagcattttttcacttactttattctttcttgtgtttttttttttttcacttttgttctgttttgtcttACGGAAATATTTTTACAGGAtagcacatatataaactatatcaaactgtctactattttcagaagaggggaggggaaggagagcgaaagatttagaactcaaaatcttataaaaatgaatgctagaaATTTTCTTGACACATAACTGGGgggaaaatactatttaaaaacaaaacaaaaaccactgATTTCATGAAACTTTACCTTCTCTCCTCATACCAGAATAATTTTGAAAgcatatttttcaaattaaattgtttaaatttttagaaaaaacatCCCACCAAAGGGGCATTCTAAGAAAGGCTGGTAAAAATGTGTTTGTCTGATATCCTGCAAACCTAATCAAAAGTGCTCTAGAATAAAAAGGATACATGAGGAGAAAACTGTCTATATTTATCCAGCATGTTTCaatgaagaaagaacagaatgaTTGAGACATCAGGAAgttcacaaaaaatgaaatccaaGGGGTCTTTATCAAAATTTTCACACATAAATGTCTAAGTTTAGTCAACAAGCAAGAGTAAATATATCTGTAATGTtaataatgctaatgagagttaaagatcttcccagcccattaatgggcctgcccattacaggaagcttgattaggggagatttgttttgtaggaaggcccataccttttgttagtatctttttttttttttaatactttgaattccaacttctccccctccctcttcattcccactgagaaggcaagcaatttaatacaggttatatatgtatcattttgcagaagacttccgtaataatcatgttgtgtaatattaactacattgccctctatcctactctgtccccctcccctttttttattctcatttgaccttgtcccttcccaaaaatgtttacttctagttactcccttctcccatttgccctcccttctatcatctccctcaccccacttgtcccctcctgtcctactttcctgtagtgtaagatagattttcataccgaaTTTAGtgaatatattattccctccttaagccatatgtaaagagggtaagcttcacttttcccctctcaccttctcccttttctcctccattgaacaagatttttcttatttcttttatgagtgatagtctgtctcatttcatttctccctttctcctcccagtattttcctccctcaccccttgatttttattttatttttatggatatcatctcttctgattcaactcaacctgtactctctgtctatatgtgtgtgtgtgtgtgtgtgtgtgtgtgtgtgtgtgtataatcccgccagctacccaaataatgagaaaagtctcaagagttacaaatattatctttccatgtagcaatgtaaacagttcagctttagaaagtctcctatgatttctctttcctgtttaccttttcaagcttctcttgattcttgtgtttgaaagtcaaattttctatacacttctggtcttttcatcatgaatgcttaaaagtcctctatatcactgaatgaccatttattcccttgatttattaatttctaatgaggtactgattcacaagggttgtgatgccctctggaaatgtgtatatgtactgtgaggtgaggttttgctttggggcttactcaatGGAGGTATTCCTTTGGCCAGACTCCGAGCAGCTATTAAGGACATCCCCTCCAACCccctgaaaacccagatgttggtgcttctccctctggcaatgatgtatgtatgtaatgatcagacagttggatctgtctgttgatctgtgatttacatattgcttatggtcagtcagaagccctgtctgttggtctttatttctctgcttgtattttctctgtgggTGAATGTAATTTAagtagattattgacccctcagaagtgttttccttttagaaaaacagatctaagaacctgtgcagcaggccctcctgtgtatgctggggtgcttactgctacaacATCTTAATGAAAATTTGAGCTCATAGGTATAACTGAGACATGGTGTGATGAAACTCATGACTAGATGGTACATATAAATGGATATACTTTGTCCAAATGAAACAGGAGAGTTAAATTGGGAGTTGGCAAAAAACtgtatgaacatacacacacctcCCCCACCAGGCTGCAGCTGCCTTCTCACCCTTTGAAGCCTTCTCTTCCTAATGATGAGTTCCTCCCAAAACTTCTATTTTGAGGAACATATCAGGCCTGTCACCCTCCACCCTCCAtccttctcctggctctgttcttCAGACTCTCCTGATTTTGTCTCCATGCCCCTACA
Proteins encoded:
- the LOC140505993 gene encoding tRNA N6-adenosine threonylcarbamoyltransferase, mitochondrial isoform X3, translating into MLTLNKTLGVLCRLPKWQLRGFFRSFTFHTGKQFLHKLVLGIETSCDDTAAAVVDETGKILGEAIHSQTEVHLKTGGIIPSVAQQLHRENIEQIVKETLSASGVTPNELSAIATTVKPGLALSLGVGLEYSSQLVNQYKKPFIPIHHMEAHALTIRITNKVDFPFLVLLVSGGHCLLAIVQGISDFLLLGKSLDIAPGDMLDKVARRLSLIKHPAYSTMSGGKAIEHLAKQGNRLHFNFQHPLHSCRNCDFSFSGLQSTVDKIIAQKEKDEGIEKGQILSCAADIAAAVQHTVASHIAKRTHRAILFCQQRGFLTPSNAILVVSGGVASNLYIRRTLEIVTKATNCILLCPPLNLCTDNGIMIAWNGIERLRAGLGILHNTEGVRYEPKCPLGIDISKQVGEAAIKIPSLKL
- the LOC140505993 gene encoding tRNA N6-adenosine threonylcarbamoyltransferase, mitochondrial isoform X4 yields the protein MEAHALTIRITNKVDFPFLVLLVSGGHCLLAIVQGISDFLLLGKSLDIAPGDMLDKVARRLSLIKHPAYSTMSGGKAIEHLAKQGNRLHFNFQHPLHSCRNCDFSFSGLQSTVDKIIAQKEKDEGIEKGQILSCAADIAAAVQHTVASHIAKRTHRAILFCQQRGFLTPSNAILVVSGGVASNLYIRRTLEIVTKATNCILLCPPLNLCTDNGIMIAWNGIERLRAGLGILHNTEGVRYEPKCPLGIDISKQVGEAAIKIPSLKL
- the LOC140505993 gene encoding tRNA N6-adenosine threonylcarbamoyltransferase, mitochondrial isoform X2, coding for MNVGVAHSEVNPNTRVMNSRGMWLTYALGVGLLHIVLLSIPFFSVPVAWTLTNIIHNLGMYVFLHAVKGTPFETPDQGKARLLTHWEQLDYGVQFTSSRKFFTISPIILHIYRFNMLTLNKTLGVLCRLPKWQLRGFFRSFTFHTGKQFLHKLVLGIETSCDDTAAAVVDETGKILGEAIHSQTEVHLKTGGIIPSVAQQLHRENIEQIVKETLSASGVTPNELSAIATTVKPGLALSLGVGLEYSSQLVNQYKKPFIPIHHMEAHALTIRITNKVDFPFLVLLVSGGHCLLAIVQGISDFLLLGKSLDIAPGDMLDKVARRLSLIKHPAYSTMSGGKAIEHLAKQGNRLHFNFQHPLHSCRNCDFSFSGLQSTVDKIIAQKEKDEGIEKGQILSCAADIAAAVQHTVASHIAKRTHRAILFCQQRGFLTPSNAILVVSGGVASNLYIRRTLEIVTKATNCILLCPPLNLCTDNGIMIAWNGIERLRAGLGILHNTEGVRYEPKA
- the LOC140505993 gene encoding tRNA N6-adenosine threonylcarbamoyltransferase, mitochondrial isoform X1 — its product is MNVGVAHSEVNPNTRVMNSRGMWLTYALGVGLLHIVLLSIPFFSVPVAWTLTNIIHNLGMYVFLHAVKGTPFETPDQGKARLLTHWEQLDYGVQFTSSRKFFTISPIILHIYRFNMLTLNKTLGVLCRLPKWQLRGFFRSFTFHTGKQFLHKLVLGIETSCDDTAAAVVDETGKILGEAIHSQTEVHLKTGGIIPSVAQQLHRENIEQIVKETLSASGVTPNELSAIATTVKPGLALSLGVGLEYSSQLVNQYKKPFIPIHHMEAHALTIRITNKVDFPFLVLLVSGGHCLLAIVQGISDFLLLGKSLDIAPGDMLDKVARRLSLIKHPAYSTMSGGKAIEHLAKQGNRLHFNFQHPLHSCRNCDFSFSGLQSTVDKIIAQKEKDEGIEKGQILSCAADIAAAVQHTVASHIAKRTHRAILFCQQRGFLTPSNAILVVSGGVASNLYIRRTLEIVTKATNCILLCPPLNLCTDNGIMIAWNGIERLRAGLGILHNTEGVRYEPKCPLGIDISKQVGEAAIKIPSLKL